One Anaerolineae bacterium genomic region harbors:
- a CDS encoding APC family permease, translated as MTTSYIKIKRLIFGEPFPTRAEIHERLDKVRALAIFASDPISSNAYATEAIMSVLILISMAALRLTLPIALGIMVLVLLVVFSYTQTILHYPKGGGAYIVAKDNLGTMPSLFAAAALLIDYILTVSVSVSAGVRAITSALPQLFPYSVWLALLAILLLTWINLRGVRESGTIFALPTYAFVVGVLVIVVIGLVRLFGIFGAPPPVVSMPSHVVANTGSVSQFLFLWLILRAFAAGCTALTGIEAISDGVAAFKVPESKNAAETMIAMGVIAMTLFIGITYLATHINLVPYEEQSILSQLGRAVTAGVPGGTFIYGWVQFFTMMILILAANTGFQDFPRVSSFLAQDGFMPRWMQNRGDRLVFNYGITVLALVAAIIVIAFRASEIAMLPLYALGVMLGFTLSQAGMVRLFGKITKLKPGETAQTDVTTIHYERTARWKQLLPAFGSVITGIVLVILIFTKFLEGAWVVIVAIPLLVWMFRSIWRHYETVAEALSLKNFTPEQMRSIAHVAIIPMGDIHRGTLRAIRYAKQLTKNVQVVSIITNENTRQRIQQRWHQFSMVTAGVQLKTIDYESRI; from the coding sequence ATGACAACTTCATACATCAAAATAAAGCGACTGATATTTGGCGAGCCGTTTCCCACCCGGGCCGAAATTCATGAACGGCTGGATAAGGTGCGGGCGCTGGCTATTTTTGCGTCGGACCCCATCAGCAGTAACGCTTACGCCACCGAAGCCATTATGAGCGTGCTCATTTTAATTAGCATGGCGGCCCTGCGCCTGACCCTGCCTATTGCCCTGGGCATCATGGTTTTGGTATTGCTGGTGGTATTTAGCTATACCCAAACCATTTTGCACTATCCTAAAGGCGGGGGAGCCTATATTGTCGCCAAAGATAACCTGGGCACCATGCCCTCGCTGTTTGCGGCGGCGGCCCTGCTGATTGATTATATTCTGACCGTTTCGGTGTCGGTTTCGGCGGGGGTGCGGGCCATTACCTCGGCCCTGCCCCAATTATTCCCTTACAGCGTGTGGTTGGCCCTGCTGGCCATTTTGCTTTTAACCTGGATTAACCTGCGCGGCGTGCGCGAAAGCGGCACCATCTTTGCCCTGCCCACGTATGCCTTTGTGGTCGGCGTATTGGTGATTGTGGTCATTGGCCTGGTTCGTTTGTTTGGAATATTTGGCGCGCCGCCGCCGGTGGTTTCGATGCCGTCTCACGTTGTGGCTAACACAGGGAGTGTTTCTCAATTTCTTTTTCTGTGGCTTATTTTGCGCGCCTTTGCTGCCGGCTGCACCGCCCTCACCGGCATTGAGGCCATCAGCGACGGCGTGGCCGCCTTTAAAGTGCCGGAATCAAAAAACGCCGCCGAGACCATGATTGCTATGGGCGTGATTGCCATGACCCTGTTTATCGGCATCACCTATCTGGCCACCCACATTAATCTGGTGCCCTACGAAGAGCAGAGTATCTTATCGCAATTGGGCCGGGCCGTGACCGCCGGAGTGCCGGGCGGCACCTTCATTTACGGCTGGGTGCAATTTTTTACCATGATGATCCTGATCCTGGCCGCCAATACCGGCTTTCAAGATTTCCCCCGCGTCAGCTCGTTTCTGGCCCAAGATGGTTTTATGCCCCGCTGGATGCAGAACCGGGGCGACCGGTTGGTTTTCAACTACGGTATTACCGTGCTGGCCCTGGTGGCCGCGATTATTGTGATTGCCTTTAGAGCCAGCGAAATTGCCATGCTGCCGCTGTATGCGTTGGGCGTGATGCTGGGGTTTACCTTATCCCAGGCGGGGATGGTGCGCTTGTTTGGCAAAATTACAAAGTTGAAGCCCGGCGAAACCGCCCAAACCGACGTGACCACCATTCATTATGAACGGACGGCCCGCTGGAAACAACTGTTGCCTGCTTTTGGCTCGGTCATCACCGGCATTGTATTGGTTATTCTTATTTTTACCAAGTTTTTAGAAGGGGCCTGGGTGGTGATTGTGGCCATTCCCCTGTTGGTGTGGATGTTCCGTTCCATCTGGCGCCACTATGAAACCGTGGCCGAAGCTTTAAGCCTGAAAAACTTTACCCCGGAGCAGATGCGCTCCATTGCCCATGTGGCCATTATTCCTATGGGCGACATCCACCGCGGCACGCTGCGGGCTATTCGTTACGCCAAACAACTGACTAAAAATGTACAGGTGGTGTCAATTATCACCAACGAAAATACCCGCCAGCGCATACAACAACGGTGGCACCAGTTCTCCATGGTCACCGCTGGAGTGCAATTAAAAACCATTGATTATGAATCTCGCATTTAG